The genomic interval ATTTCTTTTGGGGATGATTTCATCTGGCCCCCTAGATGAAATGTGTACAGCTTCTTGGGCAAATAGTTCTTTGTAGCTAACCTGAGTCCTCATTGCTGTGATTTGACTGTAAAGTCAATAATTGGAGATCCAAGGTTGTTATTTCTcatatgaaagaagaaaaaagatcaccTGTGAAGCCCAAGGTACAGACCATTTTGTGCTAGGACAGCCTGGAGGGAGCTTTCCAGCTTGAACCTCATACCAAGACAGTCACTTCCCACATTTCAGGGGGCCAGCCTCTCTGGGGGGCCCAGTTCTCCCTGGAAAGTTTCCCACCAAAAGCGTCTAAGAATATCTCTATTTTACTGCTGCCTGGGAATGACCAGCTCCCCAGCCAAGTGATCCCCTTCATAACAAGGTGCTGGAATTTCCCTCTGGGAAAGTGAAGCCCTGGATGGAGAGCCTGCGTGCTGTGTGTGTCCCAAAGGAGGGACAGGCACCCAGAACTGCCGGCCACTGGAGAGGAACTGCTGAAGGACAGTGGTGGGTGCCTCTTACCTTGGAGCAGGAGGAAGCCCAGGATGGCCCAGCGCAGCTGTGTTTCTCCGATGCTCCCCATGTCAGCTGGGTCTGCGACAGGCAAGCAGCCTCTGAGTGGAAGCTCTGTCCATagtggagaagagagagggactgcgagggcggggtgggggtgggggccggcTCTCCAGGAGCTTCCTGTCAAAGAATAGAAGGAAACAGATTGGGACTGGCTCCAGGGGCCCTGCTCAGTCAGGCAGCCCAGCTGAGGATGTAAGGCTGAAACAGCAGCGCCTGCGCCCAGGCTCCTCATGGCCTTGGCTAGGGCCACGTGGTCTCCGCCAGGACCTGGGCACAAAAGCCAGTGATGGCGACCTGGCCCCACACCCCCTTTCTTCCCCTCTGCAGGGGCCCATCTGTCCCTCCACACACCACCCAGAGGCTTTCTTGGAGTATCACTCTGTCTCACTGAGCCCTAACGCTCGGCCCACTGGCAGCCCACCCTCTGTAGACCCTGAATCTTCTACACGCCACTCCCTCCTCAGGGCTCCAGATCCAGCTGGGACTCCTCACATCTTTCAGGGAGGCATTACAATATTCTTGTTATTCTGCAGAGAAAAACTGAAGGACCACATTCTAAGCATCCCTCCCTCAGCCCTCCCCTCAGGTTGGGGTCAGTTGTTCTCTGTTCTCCAGCAGCACCCCGTCCTTAGCATACAGCCAGCCCGTCACACTCACTCTGCAGGTCAAGTAAAAAACCCAGTGACCAGCAGCTTAAGTGAGCTTGGAGGCTGAGTGGGGTCCCTAAACGTCAGCATGTGTAGCAGCTGGGCTGAGAAACAAGGAATCAGGAGGCTTACCTTCTGGGATCAGATCACAGGGTGAGAGGAGTTCCTAGGGGGTCTCCTGGTCTCCAGACTAGAATAAAGGGTGGTagccatttatgttcctcctCCACAGTGAGGAACATGAGTGAGGAACAGTGAGGGATGGCTGGTCCTATGGAGTTCATTGGGAACCAAAAGTTATCCTTTATAAACTGTTTCCAGAGAGAGGCGAGATTAGTGGGCACTTTTTGTAACTCAGAAGCATTAAGGCACACACATTCACAAACGAAGTTATAGACAAATACAAACAGACATAACAGAATTCATACTTGTAAAAACCAATGAAGAAAAAGCACAAAGAGAGGAGAATGCCTTGCATGGGAACGATAAATATCAAATTCAACAAGATGATTATCCCTAGGGTGAGAAGGAGGGGAAAGGTAGGGAGTGAAGCTTCTATTTGTAATGTTTTAGttcttaaaattctttgaaataaatgtgACAGACTATTGAGATGAACAGAACTGGTGGCTGGACCAGAGAGACTTAGTATATTATAGTCTGCACTTTTCAGTGTGCTTgagaaattgctttaaaaaaaaaaaatcaaaggataaTGACTTTAGGGAATCAGTTGAGATGTAAAGCCAgcaaggtggggggcgggggcggggttaGGGCAAGTGTTTGGGATCCGGTGGAGGAGGGATGAGCAGGCAGATTCAAGCTCCTGAAGGTGGCAGGGGACGTGAAAGGAGTAAGATCAAAGCACTGTTAGAGTTGAGGGCTGGGCCCAGGGTAGTCCAGATGTTCAAGGAAGTGAAAGCGCGGGAGAGAGCGGTGAGGGTGTGTGCGTAGAGGGTGTGTACCCTGTAAGCCCCATAGACGTGGCAGCTCCGGGTAGGGACCCAGCTGAGGCAACAGGCTCTCCTTTGCCCGGCTGGCCGCCAGTCCCAAGAGAGCCTTGCACAGCCGGACAATGCATCAGGTAGATTCTCAGCTCACCCCCTTCTGCGAGGCTGGTGAGACTCCCCCAATCAAGGGCCCCAAGTCTTGCACCAGCCTATGCTTCCCTTTCCCCTTGTACATCCGGAACTGcttccccaccccctaccctgGGAGCTCTGTGGCTTGGGCCCTAGAGAGCGCAAAACTTTCAAGCAGGGGAGGGGAAGTAGGTATTAAGCTTTAAAGATGCCAAAGGACAGGTGCTGGGGATGGGTGGGGTGGACACTGTGACTCAGGAACTAAAGGGAGTGGGTTTGTCCTGGCCAGCCCTCCCTGGACCCCATTTGCCTACCCATGGGGATGCCCAGGCTGAGGCTTAGAGTTAAGGGAGGGTCTCCACCGCAAGGGCTGCTCCTCATGGTCCAGCTGGGGAAGGGAAGACCAGGGGGAGAGCTTCTTGAGCCTGATAACCTTGCCAGCTCTGGGGCCTATGATTTGGAGATTTGCTACCTTGATAGTAAACCCCATCACCACCCAATACTTAGCAGGGTAGAGATAGAGGTAGGGATCATGACCCCCTGCTTTAGGCAGAAGAATGCTGGGACCTTGAAAGAGATAGAGGATGGCAGGGGGTCTCCTTAGTCCATCTTGGACAGAACCAGGAATCCCCGGTGAGCATTCTCTACTCTACAGTGCCCCCTACAACCTGATACAGAAGTGGATATTGTGGGGTGAAGTATAGCTCTTACCTCCCCCAAGCCTCTGGGGTTCatgcctcctcttcctctctccctcccctggaGTACCAGCCCTCTTCCTACCATGTGGGTGGGGAGCAGTGGGAACCTAAGAAGCTGGACACAATGACTCCCTTTTGGACTGTAAGGAACAGTTGCTCACTGACCCCTGGCCAAGACATGGGAGAGCAGTCCAAAATGTGCTAGGACTCCTGACCCAAGACGTTAGACGTTATTTAGGAATTTTGCCGGAGACCTGGGAAGAGAGATCAGTGGGAGAGGACTtggtgggggaaggaaggatAAACTTTATATGCTAGGCTGTAATAAAGCCCCTCTCTTTGTCCCTTTCTGAATGACTTTGTGTCCTGATCTGTTTTGTcccctctgtttctgtctctctgtatttatcttcacttctctctctctctctctctctctctgcttgtatctttctcattttctctgtatcccccttgtctctttctttcattctgtctATTACTATGTGTTTATCTCTATGTTTTTATGTCTCTGCCATCTCTTTCTATTTCTCCATGTCTttactgtctctctgtctctgtctgtttgTCTCTCTCTCAGTTCCCTTtaggtgtctgtctgtctctatcttggtctttctctgtgtgtacATGCCCATGTCACCCTCTCCCTCTACCGCTTCCCTCCCAGGCTGACCACCATCCGTGGCTTTCTCCAACTGTCAATGGCTCAGCAGGGCAGGAGCCCCAGAAGCAGCTTCCAGAGTTGTTGGGCGGGGCCTGGGAACCACGTCCAGGGGTCGGGCTGCCCCTGCTCACCATCATCGTTGCTGTCTTTGTCTTGCTGGCAGTCTGTATCGTGGTGGCCGTCCACTTTGGGCCAAAGCTGCACAAAGGCCATGCCACTCTCGCCACAGAGCCACCATCCCCAAAGCCGGAGGGCGGCATCTACCTCATCCGCTGGCGCATGCTGGGCCATCAGGACAGTCACGAAGACGCCCAGCAGGAACCTCCCGGCCCTGACTCCTGCCCTGTGCCAGATGGGTCCAGGTTCAGCATCGATGAAGTCACGTTTCTGTAGAAGAGAGACTTTGGAAAGTTGGCCTCAGCTGTATCAGAACAAGAAACTGGACAGAgtagtgcatgctaagttgcttcagtcgtgtctgactctttgcaaccctatggattatcACCCACTAGGCTcgtttgtccataggattctccaggcaagaatactggagtgggttgccgtgccctccaccaggggatcttcccaacctggggaatGAACTCGAGTctgcctgtgtctcctggattgcaggtgggttctttacacactgagccacctgggaagcccggacaGAGAAGTAGGGCAAAAGCAAACCGAGGCCTGGACCTCGGAGCTTCAGAAGGGCACACCTGGACTCACTGGAGCTGCCCTCTCAACAGAGTATTTGTAGAAGAAGCCCTGTGACGACCAAAATAATAGAAGAAACTTGAGAGCCCTGCTCAGAAACACGCTGCTGGGAGTGTTCCCAGTGCCCAAAGCCACCCTAACAAACATACCCTCTCCTCTTCAGGAAGCACCAGACCCCTGAACCTCCTCCTCTGAGTTCCTACTCCCTCCTCTACTCCTTATCTCCCCTTTTGGTGTCAAAGTGAGTTCAGCTTGGAAGATTCCACCATCCACTCCACCCTTGTGTAAGGATGTCAGAGGTTCCTGGTGGAGGCCCTGTCCTGTGAGGTCAACCAGAGAGAGCCAAGTCAAAGAACCTAGGGGTCTGCCTTCTCTGGGACTCAGGAAAGGAAGGCAGGCCTACTGCCCTTCACTAACTGAGCGACATCCCTTTGGCTGTCAGGTCCCCGGCCTTGCCAACTTCCAAGGGCCCTAAAAGCCCTAAGCACTActtgcatgtgtgcgtgctaagtcgcttcagtcatgttcaactctttgcaaccggatggactatagccctccaggctcctctgtccctgggattgtccaggcaagaatactagagtgggttgccaagccctcctctaggatatcttcctgacccagggatcgaacctgcacctattacgtctcctgcattggcaggcagattctttactgctgatgccacctaggaagcccacttaTAGATTCCCAAATTGTTTTTGAATCACCTCCACCATCTTGGGGCAAGACTCTATCTTACTTTCCAAGGATGGAGTAGGGGATATTGGGGGTCTTTCATTACCTCCCACTTTCTGTGTGCATTGGCCTGTTGGAACCAGTCTAGAATTTACCGCAGGACATTTCCCAGATCCAGAACCTTCCAGCTGGCAATGAAAAGGAGCCCTGTGGAGGTTGTCTGGGGAAAGGAAGGAGTGGAGGTTCCTACAGAGGGAGGGACATGGAGGTTGGGAAGatgcaggaggcagggaaggtagAGCTGAGCCTCTCCGTGGCTCCTTGGACACCCTTGAACTTCACCTGACTTGTGCAGTCAAGAACATGCAGACAGACATTTGTGGAGGGACTTCTGGGTGCTTTACTCTGGGGAACACCTGAGTGCAACAAGTCAACCTTGGGGACTGCCCTCGGAGATACCCCAGCACAATCAAGGACTGAGAAATAACAGATGAAGAGGAATAGAGGCTAATGTGTGCAGAGGACTGGCCTCCGCTGGAATTGGTAAGAGGCAGCTATAATGGTAATAGTTGCTCCTTCTTGTGGGCCCATTATGTGCTGGGCTCCAGGCTCATCTGTGGACCTACAGATATTATAATGTTTACTCCTCATATagcctgaggaggaggaggagccactGTTATCTCCATTTACATTTGGGGATATCAAGACTCCAGCACAACCCAGGTACTAAGTGGTAGAGTCAGGACTTGAACCTGGGACTGGCAGACTTCACAGTCTGAGAACCATGTTGGGGGCTGGATGGGTAGGTAAAGATCTTGTTGGGCTGATTTTTAGGTGTTGGAGTGACTGATGTGATGTTGGGGGATCCTCAGGGGCAGAATGGCTGGtacagtgggggaggggaggggactgtTTCCCCTTCACTCCCTTGGCTCTGTCATCCTTGGGGGCAGTGGGTTGCTTCTGAcaaatgtgtgtctgtgtagagTTTTTCTCCATAGTAATGCTATACTCAGAAATTCATATCGAGCATTTGTGATAAAAACAAAGATGGGAGAGAGGGAATAAGTCTTGGGTGGAATGGATGGAACTGGCAGAAATAGGCTGTCTGGTCTCCCAGATGGGGGCAACTTTGCCCCCACAGTGATTGCCGCAGTGGATCAGTTCTAACAATGATGGCATGAAGTGTGGCAGGTGAGTAGCCAGCTGTGTTGTCCAAGGTCTCCAGAGTATATCCCATCACCTCACACAAACTCTCCTCCCCCTTGTTCAGGGGAGTCTCATCTGGGGACATTTATTCAGTGGCCCCTGCTTCTTTGAGTAGTCCCTTTGCCCAGGACACAGCTGTGTTTACTCCTTATGGCATCTCTGTGCTGgctcaggctcctctctgtcccccaAGCCACCCACTGGAGACAGGGCATTGAACGGGCAGGTGAAGTGGGTTGCTTCCCAGCTCTATGCCCTCAGCCTACATTGTAATGATGGCCACTACCCCACTGCCCTGAACTAGTATGAGGAGGCGTGTGAGGAACTGTGTGCAAGCAGATTCGGACATTGTTGATAATAAAGGGCAACTGCCTGTATCAGAGTCTGGCCAGAAAAAGGTGGCATACtcaaataaataacctggagTGTTTAAAGAGGGGACTACTTAAGGACTTCCCTgttagttcagtggttaagactctgttcttACACTGCatgggggctcaggttcaatcctgggtcagtgaactaaaatcccacatgccatgtgatgcagccaaaacatttttttttaaatttgtaatttaaaaatttttaataaaaattaaaggggACTATTTAGAAAGGGCAGGTATAAGGAAACTACAAGTGAAAGGGAGCATTCCAGGTAAGCATCAGTGAGATGCCAGTACCATGGTCAGGCCTGaagagggatggggaggaggaagtTAATGAAACCTGTAGATAGACATGGTTACTGAAAGGGTACTATAGGTCTAGAGATGAAGAGAGCCCACAGTGACCTTGAAACTCCTGGGAGGGACGTGGGGGAATAAATATCCCAGCCTCAcccccctcctctcccttctctcacTGTCGCTTCCCATCATCTGAATGTGACCAGAAGTCAGAGGGCAAGGGTGCCTGTTGATGCCATCCTAGGACAGAGGAGAGGTGGAGGGTAGGTCTGAGCATCCAATGGAGGACACCTGGAAGATCCCTTAAGTTTACCTTATttataataagtaaatattacCTTATAAtaagtttacatttattttttaaggatttttttcatttatttattactttgtcTGGTTGCAGTGAACAGGGGCTATTCttagctgcagtgcatgggcttctcattgcggtggcttctcttgttgcagagcacaggctctaggcatggccctcaatagttgtggcacatgtgcTCAATAGTTGCGGCTCATAGGCTCTGGAGcacgggctcagtggttgtggagtacaggcttagctgctctgaggcatgtggaattttccacaccagggatcgaactcacatccccgacattggcagatggattcttaaccactgggccaccagggaagcccctgacctGGCATTTAGAGTTTGCAGAAAAACCATACAACCATACTACTCATAACTACCCTGTGAGGTAGATAGGGCAATGATTATaatcccatttcatagatgaggatactgaggctcagagaggtgaaacaacttgcccaaggttacaggATTCATCTTGAAATGTCAAGTCCAAGGACCTTCTCTGAGAGGGAGGAAATGGTTCTGCTAGGCCTCCAGCTGCTCAAGAAAGACATCCTCTCAGAGTCTCAGGGTTGGCTGGGGGCTCAGGAGAGGTGACTGGGGCCTCAGAAGACATCCGAGCGGAGCGGGAGAGGCTTTTCCATGCCACTGATGAGGAGCTCAGGCTCTTGGGACAGGACAGAGGAACCGGGCATCACTGAGGTTTCCATGCTGCCCATGGTAacctccctttcctcctgccgAAGGTGCTGGAGAATTTCCTGTGACAAGGAGAAGCTGCTTCCCTCTGCAGATTCTGGAATGAGGAGGGCAATGTGTAGGGGGTGGTGAAGGCCTCACACATTCCCACTCCAGCACACCCAGAGGACTTGCTGGGGGCTCCTCCaaccctccctctcccacctcctccccacccctagcCACTGGGACTAGAGTTTCATGAAATCCTAGAGCTAGCAGTGGTTTTAGAGACAAGAGAATTCTACCCTCCTGCTTTCAGAGATGATACATTAGAGATGAAAGGGACAGAGAcctgcctaaggtcacagagTAAGGGAGTGACATTGCTGAAGCTGCAGTCCTGGTGTCTTGGCTGGTGGCTGGGGGCTACCTGCTTTCTCTGGTACTCTAGAGGCCTCTGGTAAGAGGACCCTGGagccaccccttcatgctcctcccaggACCCATAGCCAAAGACCTCAGAAAGCCATCGGGTGTCCCATGGTGGGGAGATaggaccttctccaggggagaaggaGGCAGGGCTTGAATGCCCTGACCACTCAGGAAGGCTGAGGACTGTCCTATCTCCTGCCGAGCACCTGGGAGGCCCTTAAGGCCCCCAACCCTTCCTGTCCTTCAGCTTGTCACCCCCTTACCCTCATAGACAATGAGGCGGCAGTTGTTCTGAGACTCAGGGGCATTTGCCAGGATGTCTTCAAGTGTCCGGCAGAAGAGTTTGGCCTGTTCCAGC from Dama dama isolate Ldn47 chromosome 9, ASM3311817v1, whole genome shotgun sequence carries:
- the SMIM33 gene encoding small integral membrane protein 33, which translates into the protein MHQADHHPWLSPTVNGSAGQEPQKQLPELLGGAWEPRPGVGLPLLTIIVAVFVLLAVCIVVAVHFGPKLHKGHATLATEPPSPKPEGGIYLIRWRMLGHQDSHEDAQQEPPGPDSCPVPDGSRFSIDEVTFL